A stretch of Tigriopus californicus strain San Diego chromosome 11, Tcal_SD_v2.1, whole genome shotgun sequence DNA encodes these proteins:
- the LOC131890815 gene encoding uncharacterized protein LOC131890815 isoform X1 yields the protein MSPTLSDYKFRIRFDGLFFMSSQFRKSIQCGTTSARNFPKTMADDQLKQQIFDKYAGMLSNSSANWTSYAIKIIREREEIRRICGPAPSSIPDSLVQAFKFWGSGVTISVMGSAGLIGNLLSFMTIVTMKKRNLFNNLLLTLTLFDTIFILNSGIFFVQRVFMFKSEIYNLLLPKVIYPLGGIAMTGSTYTCIAIALERYLGICHSQSDFLIRRSRYYICTIVLISIIVDAPRFFEINGVLHEGRVVDFKYSKLRTNQYYITIYTLWTRMVVTAAGPLLMMVFFNCRILHYYRKNSFTFGPTTPQSTAATPQHLQNQISVASHTPSPQPPLAPSTPQPPMQQQQQQQQQQHHYSNSSTQEKCLFITFLCLTCTFFFCHLPRVLMNIHELQMNQLKIACDEQYNRRYKEPNWVLIAYSIEKVLLIFNSSINFVYYCVVGKKFRQHMCKALFWWCRRCLKVVNVELPTATFGTGETTMPDTESRIHTGHGGPHSTRRQVSMDFVSVNDLDLKNQIVPFVGVEHETQVGSGRRNRDEVEESSPTEVSSPMNPRIVIERKHQSIDDDEDPDFSSTEENETHGSSSADEYSSSSIHSSCSICLARQARMDELDATSRSGSWTRPVKKRSYQSISPIQESTILRAEVEIHRCSNEELVSKHSSAFQALPRSASSVASLGVYDVTINWISESADLAAASQRFSTMAFLSPLSATLPRAGSQRISATHKLDPVGLIEGLSSPSEANPKLLKKASGEPSIEAREDSNENPPVFV from the exons ATGTCTCCGACCCTCAGTGATTATAAATTCAGGATCAGGTTtgatggtttgtttttcatgtCTAGTCAGTTCAGAAAATCGATCCAATGTGGAACTACCTCTGCGCGAAATTTCCCCAAGACAATGGCCGATGATCAACTGAAGCAGCAGATCTTTGACAAGTACGCAG GCATGTTGAGTAATTCAAGTGCCAATTGGACGTCTTATGccatcaaaatcattcgaGAGCGTGAGGAGATACGCAGAATCTGTGGCCCCGCTCCAAGCTCCATCCCGGATAGTCTCGTCCAAGCGTTCAAGTTTTGGGGATCAGGAGTGACCATTAGCGTGATGGGATCGGCCGGACTCATTGGCAATCTCCTTTCTTTTATGACCATTGTCACCATGAAGAAGCGAAACCTTTTTAACAATCTTCTCCTAACCTTGACGCTATTCGACACAATCTTCATTCTGAACAGTGGCATCTTCTTCGTTCAACGCGTCTTCATGTTCAAGAGCGAGATATACAATTTGCTTCTTCCAAAGGTCATTTACCCATTGGGAGGAATTGCTATGACGG GGTCCACGTACACGTGTATAGCGATAGCCTTGGAACGTTACCTTGGGATTTGCCATTCCCAATCGGATTTTTTGATTCGGCGCTCCCGCTATTACATCTGCACAATTGTTTTGATCAGCATTATCGTGGATGCGCCCCGATTCTTCGAGATCAATGGCGTCCTTCATGAAGGTCGAGTGGTGGACTTTAAGTACTCGAAATTGCGAACTAACCAGTATTACATCACCATTTACACCCTGTGGACACGGATGGTGGTGACAGCCGCGGGTCCTTTGCTCATGatggttttcttcaattgcCGGATCCTTCATTACTACAGAAAGAACAG CTTTACTTTCGGCCCCACCACCCCTCAAAGTACAGCAGCCACTCCACAGCATTTGCAAAACCAAATCTCCGTGGCCAGCCACACGCCCTCGCCGCAACCTCCATTGGCACCGTCAACGCCCCAGCCTCCAatgcaacaacagcagcagcaacaacaacaacaacatcattaCTCCAACTCATCCACCCAAGAAAAGTGTTTGTTCATCACGTTCCTGTGCTTGACATGCACCTTCttcttttgtcacttgccCAGAGTTTTGATGAACATTCATGAACTGCAAAtgaaccaattgaaaatagcttGCGATGAACAGTACAATCGGCGTTATAAGGAACCCAATTGGGTCCTCATTGCCTACAGCATTGAAAAGGTTCTCTTGATCTTCAACTCCTCGATCAATTTCGTCTACTACTGTGTGGTGGGCAAGAAGTTCCGACAACATATGTGTAAAGCGCTCTTCTGGTGGTGCCGAAGGTGCTTGAAAGTGGTCAATGTGGAGCTTCCCACGGCAACCTTTGGCACTGGAGAGACGACGATGCCGGACACGGAGAGCCGGATCCACACTGGCCATGGAGGGCCGCATTCTACTCGAAGACAAGTCAGCATGGATTTTGTGAGTGTGAACGACCTCGACCTGAAGAATCAAATCGTACCCTTCGTTGGGGTGGAACACGAGACCCAGGTCGGATCAGGGAGACGAAATCGTGACGAGGTCGAGGAGTCCTCTCCAACCGAGGTATCCTCGCCCATGAATCCAAGGATTGTCATAGAGCGTAAACACCAGAGCATTGACGATGATGAGGATCCGGATTTCTCCTCAACTGAGGAGAATGAGACCCACGGATCCTCCAGCGCAGACGAGTACAGTTCGAGCAGCATCCACTCCAGTTGCAGTATCTGTCTGGCACGCCAAGCACGAATGGACGAGCTTGACGCCACCTCACGATCAGGTTCTTGGACCAGGCCTGTCAAGAAACGGTCCTACCAAAGTATCAGTCCCATCCAGGAGTCCACCATCCTCCGGGCCGAAGTAGAGATTCACCGTTGCAGCAACGAGGAGCTGGTCTCCAAGCATAGCTCTGCCTTCCAAGCCTTGCCCCGAAGTGCATCCTCTGTCGCCAGTCTGGGCGTCTATGACGTGACCATTAATTGGATTTCAGAGAGTGCCGACCTAGCCGCTGCCTCGCAAAGGTTTTCCACCATGGCATTCCTCTCCCCCCTATCGGCCACTTTACCTCGGGCAGGATCCCAAAGGATATCTGCCACTCATAAACTAGACCCTGTGGGCCTGATTGAGGGCCTCTCCTCTCCCTCTGAAGCTAATCCCAAATTGCTCAAGAAGGCATCAGGCGAGCCGAGTATTGAAGCTCGCGAAGATAGCAATGAGAACCCACCCGTCTTTGTGTAA
- the LOC131890815 gene encoding uncharacterized protein LOC131890815 isoform X2: protein MADDQLKQQIFDKYAGMLSNSSANWTSYAIKIIREREEIRRICGPAPSSIPDSLVQAFKFWGSGVTISVMGSAGLIGNLLSFMTIVTMKKRNLFNNLLLTLTLFDTIFILNSGIFFVQRVFMFKSEIYNLLLPKVIYPLGGIAMTGSTYTCIAIALERYLGICHSQSDFLIRRSRYYICTIVLISIIVDAPRFFEINGVLHEGRVVDFKYSKLRTNQYYITIYTLWTRMVVTAAGPLLMMVFFNCRILHYYRKNSFTFGPTTPQSTAATPQHLQNQISVASHTPSPQPPLAPSTPQPPMQQQQQQQQQQHHYSNSSTQEKCLFITFLCLTCTFFFCHLPRVLMNIHELQMNQLKIACDEQYNRRYKEPNWVLIAYSIEKVLLIFNSSINFVYYCVVGKKFRQHMCKALFWWCRRCLKVVNVELPTATFGTGETTMPDTESRIHTGHGGPHSTRRQVSMDFVSVNDLDLKNQIVPFVGVEHETQVGSGRRNRDEVEESSPTEVSSPMNPRIVIERKHQSIDDDEDPDFSSTEENETHGSSSADEYSSSSIHSSCSICLARQARMDELDATSRSGSWTRPVKKRSYQSISPIQESTILRAEVEIHRCSNEELVSKHSSAFQALPRSASSVASLGVYDVTINWISESADLAAASQRFSTMAFLSPLSATLPRAGSQRISATHKLDPVGLIEGLSSPSEANPKLLKKASGEPSIEAREDSNENPPVFV from the exons ATGGCCGATGATCAACTGAAGCAGCAGATCTTTGACAAGTACGCAG GCATGTTGAGTAATTCAAGTGCCAATTGGACGTCTTATGccatcaaaatcattcgaGAGCGTGAGGAGATACGCAGAATCTGTGGCCCCGCTCCAAGCTCCATCCCGGATAGTCTCGTCCAAGCGTTCAAGTTTTGGGGATCAGGAGTGACCATTAGCGTGATGGGATCGGCCGGACTCATTGGCAATCTCCTTTCTTTTATGACCATTGTCACCATGAAGAAGCGAAACCTTTTTAACAATCTTCTCCTAACCTTGACGCTATTCGACACAATCTTCATTCTGAACAGTGGCATCTTCTTCGTTCAACGCGTCTTCATGTTCAAGAGCGAGATATACAATTTGCTTCTTCCAAAGGTCATTTACCCATTGGGAGGAATTGCTATGACGG GGTCCACGTACACGTGTATAGCGATAGCCTTGGAACGTTACCTTGGGATTTGCCATTCCCAATCGGATTTTTTGATTCGGCGCTCCCGCTATTACATCTGCACAATTGTTTTGATCAGCATTATCGTGGATGCGCCCCGATTCTTCGAGATCAATGGCGTCCTTCATGAAGGTCGAGTGGTGGACTTTAAGTACTCGAAATTGCGAACTAACCAGTATTACATCACCATTTACACCCTGTGGACACGGATGGTGGTGACAGCCGCGGGTCCTTTGCTCATGatggttttcttcaattgcCGGATCCTTCATTACTACAGAAAGAACAG CTTTACTTTCGGCCCCACCACCCCTCAAAGTACAGCAGCCACTCCACAGCATTTGCAAAACCAAATCTCCGTGGCCAGCCACACGCCCTCGCCGCAACCTCCATTGGCACCGTCAACGCCCCAGCCTCCAatgcaacaacagcagcagcaacaacaacaacaacatcattaCTCCAACTCATCCACCCAAGAAAAGTGTTTGTTCATCACGTTCCTGTGCTTGACATGCACCTTCttcttttgtcacttgccCAGAGTTTTGATGAACATTCATGAACTGCAAAtgaaccaattgaaaatagcttGCGATGAACAGTACAATCGGCGTTATAAGGAACCCAATTGGGTCCTCATTGCCTACAGCATTGAAAAGGTTCTCTTGATCTTCAACTCCTCGATCAATTTCGTCTACTACTGTGTGGTGGGCAAGAAGTTCCGACAACATATGTGTAAAGCGCTCTTCTGGTGGTGCCGAAGGTGCTTGAAAGTGGTCAATGTGGAGCTTCCCACGGCAACCTTTGGCACTGGAGAGACGACGATGCCGGACACGGAGAGCCGGATCCACACTGGCCATGGAGGGCCGCATTCTACTCGAAGACAAGTCAGCATGGATTTTGTGAGTGTGAACGACCTCGACCTGAAGAATCAAATCGTACCCTTCGTTGGGGTGGAACACGAGACCCAGGTCGGATCAGGGAGACGAAATCGTGACGAGGTCGAGGAGTCCTCTCCAACCGAGGTATCCTCGCCCATGAATCCAAGGATTGTCATAGAGCGTAAACACCAGAGCATTGACGATGATGAGGATCCGGATTTCTCCTCAACTGAGGAGAATGAGACCCACGGATCCTCCAGCGCAGACGAGTACAGTTCGAGCAGCATCCACTCCAGTTGCAGTATCTGTCTGGCACGCCAAGCACGAATGGACGAGCTTGACGCCACCTCACGATCAGGTTCTTGGACCAGGCCTGTCAAGAAACGGTCCTACCAAAGTATCAGTCCCATCCAGGAGTCCACCATCCTCCGGGCCGAAGTAGAGATTCACCGTTGCAGCAACGAGGAGCTGGTCTCCAAGCATAGCTCTGCCTTCCAAGCCTTGCCCCGAAGTGCATCCTCTGTCGCCAGTCTGGGCGTCTATGACGTGACCATTAATTGGATTTCAGAGAGTGCCGACCTAGCCGCTGCCTCGCAAAGGTTTTCCACCATGGCATTCCTCTCCCCCCTATCGGCCACTTTACCTCGGGCAGGATCCCAAAGGATATCTGCCACTCATAAACTAGACCCTGTGGGCCTGATTGAGGGCCTCTCCTCTCCCTCTGAAGCTAATCCCAAATTGCTCAAGAAGGCATCAGGCGAGCCGAGTATTGAAGCTCGCGAAGATAGCAATGAGAACCCACCCGTCTTTGTGTAA